TCGCCCTCCCTCCTCCCgcccccgccaccgccgccgccgccgccgccgccacccctGAGAAGACGACCGTCGCCAGCGAGTTCGGATCACCGACCCCCTCCAAGAAGAAACCGCGAGGGAGACCACCCGGGTCCAAGAACAAGCCCAAACCCCCCGTCGTCATCACCGCCGCCCCAGACTCCtccggctcctcctcctcctccgccatgAGACCCGTCATCCTCGAGATCTCCGCCGGCTCCGACGTCGTCGACGCCCTCACCTCCTTCGCGCTCAGGCGGCGCATGGGCCTCGCCGTCCTCAACGCCTTTGGCTCCGTCTCCGACGTCACGCTCCGCCACCCCCTGCCCCACGCGCCGCCGCTCTCCCTCCGCGGGCCCTTCAACCTCCTCTCCCTGAGCGGGTCTGTCCTGGCGGGCGGTTGCATTAACGGCAAGAATGACAATAACGAGTCCAAGAACGACAGGCCCGCGAAACAGCTGTGTCGTCAGGAGGGCTCCAGCCATTTTGGGATAACACTCGCGGGGTCCCAAGGGCAGTTGTTTGGAGGGGTGGTAGGAGGAAAGGTGGTGGCGGCTACGTCCGTGGTGGTCGCGGCGGCGACGTTCGTGAGCCCCAGCTTCCACAGGTTTCCGTCTGAAGGTGACGAAGAAGGTGGTGACCATCAGGAGACCAAGCCATGTattggcggcggcggtggcggtggcggcgggggaAGCGAGCCTCCTTCTTGCCTTAGTTCCGCCGCCTTGGCCGGCGGCCTGTACTGCGGAGGCGGGGGTTTGGGTGGTCAGGCGATGTCTCCCGAGGTAATGCCTTGGGGTGGCGCAGCGAATTCTGCCTCTCGTCCCCCTTATTGAGAGAAATATAGTTGAGAATTTCAAGTTCAGTGTGGAAGAAAACGTTATTTGTAAACTATGATTtgtcctttgttttcttttgggggaTTTTTGTAGTGTATTGAACGACTAGAACTGTAGAAGCAGCGTTCTTTCGAGCGATgtcttttccttaaaaatttgTCTTGTCTGTTCCCATCTAAATAGTACCATCCGAGCTGTGATCTCTCAATGAAAAAGCATGCAAGCACTTCTAGGTTAAAATATAGTTGTTCAGCAAGCGAATTAAAGCAAAAACCGTTCCTACATTTATCGTTATGCACAcacagaaacaagaaaagcaGCTAAGTATATGCGCAAACGCACGGAGCTCCTTTGCAAACATAAGAAGATATGTGGATGGGTAGTGTCTTGGAATGTAGGGTTCGCGTGCAACATAAGAAGATATGATGGAACTGCATATGatgatctctctccctctctccccctcctcccaAGCGCGACCATCGCGTGATATGCTACGCAAAACCGGCGAACTGGCTGTCTTTTCTGTGGTCTCTTTTTGAATTGGACATTCGAGTCTCCTTTTGTTTGAACATGCGGTGGTTGTTTTTTTCccgttctctctttttccctggTTCTGTCCCGGACTGCGTTCTTCTTCAGTCACTTCTCGAGTCCGTCCACCgagtaaaaagaggaaaaagcaagaaataaaTGAAGGGGCCTCGGCATTGGACGAAGCGCTGCTGAGTAATTAAGCCTCGGGAAGGGCTCGATTTGGGACGTCCAAAGCAAAAGCAACAGACATTTTGCAGATCAGCCCTCCTCTCCTCAGCTTTGACGAGACCCTTCCCTGCATTCATTACCATCCCTTCCCTCCAACCaaaccaatctctctctctctctctctctgtgtcagCCCTTGCATTCATTGTTTTCCATCGCGTGCCCCACTGACGATACTACGTTGGTGTCCAACGGCTGGACTCAACTCGTCAAAGTTCGAGTCTAAGGAGGAGGATAACTTCGAGGGTTTGAATAAGCGTTCTCGGCGCGCTCGTTTATAAGATTAGGTTTCGATTTGCGAAGCTCCTTCGAGGGGGAATGTTCTTCGGATCAAATCTCGACGTGATAAAATATTGCAACTCGATCCGCCGATGGGGTCTAAAGCGAAGTCCTTTTTCCCCTTCCTGGAGGTGTGCATTATTCAGGACGAAACGATACACCAGATGGGCGCCTGACTGACGATTATCGAAGCTCTAGGATATTATTATCTCTATGTTGATCAGACTAACCCGTGCTGTTAGCTCTCGTCTCGTTAATTTTTGGATGGAGACATAGTGGTAAGTACTGTATGGATCGTAAAATTCGTGAAGTTCGTATCcctatatttgaaaaaaaaaattaaaaattgatgtgTTGAGTATTCAAGGCTACTGCGCAGGAGAAATATTTAGAGAACAGATAGAAAAAGTCAAAGGCGGATCTTATTATGGGTGCATTTGAGATAGCACTTGTTGAAAACTTTTGCATAAATGCCTTTAGATTAAAGGtttcacaaaaacaaaaaaatgattgcaTGACTATTTTTAAGttaatatgaaaataacaatttattatgagtcacaaaaaattaaataataaataactatGACCCACTCCTTTAATGAGTTATAACTGATACCAAACTATTATTCTCATAATACCCCAATTGCACAAAAGactttaataataaaaatgataacaaaaattGCAAACCCTTAGGCCACTCAAGCAAAAAAACACCAACATTAACCATAAGATTTGGCGATTGCCATCACCAATGAAGCAACAATTAACACCCTCACCCAAGCTTGTATGGCCTTAGGCGATGTGCCAGCGAGATTGCGAGACGTTAGTCAAGCCAAATTTTGACCAAAGTCGAAATAAACAAAGCAGCAACTGGGATTATCATCCAAGGTCACGCTATCCTAAATGAGGCGACGCCAAAGTCACATGACCTTATGTGAGAGGAAGCCAAGGTTGCATGACCACCATAACCTTAGGTGCGACCTTTGTGACATCGCACAACCCTCCTCAAGGATCATCGATCGGCCTTTGTAGAGAaagagacgatgaacagtgcAAAATTCAGGGGTAAAAGAGGAATCTTAGTAGGTTTTCCAGGGCAATAAAGTCAACTGAAGAAATTCATTAATCATTGGAGATGGCTTTCAAAAAATGCTAAACGCCAAGCAAAGGAGGGCATGCCTTGATCTTTGGATTTTGCCAATATTGGCTTCCATTCAAAGTGATCCAACAGAAACTGGCTTCCATTCAAAGTGATCCAACAGAAATTTACCAAACTTCACGACTTTCATTGTTGAAATGTACCAAACTTGACGACTTTTACTTAAGGGACTTTGGAGGCTCAAATTCCCAAAAGTCTATCGCCACTAGCTATGTTTCTTAAAATGCTCATTCAATTTATAGCTACCATCGATTATGAAATTCTGTGTCTCATGATAACTAAGCACTAGTGCTTTGAAGATGAATTATTAGTAAAGCATTTCGTCAATTAAGAAACAGGGATGAACTCGCTAGTCACTTCTATTGGCTTGATGTTTTCCTGGTTTGCAATATGTACTGCATAGGTCAACTAGCAACGATAGAAGGACCCCGGTTCTCAGGAATCCGGTCACCATAGCTTAGCGAGTATGATTACCGGAGTACATTTTAGGGTGGCATTAGGTTGGGCCAGGCTCCTCTTCGATTAGGGAATTGGCAAGgacacaaatttaccattgaACTAATCTCAAGAGATTCTCTATACTCTCTCTATGCTCAGAGAGTTCTTTTGTTTGGTGTTTCCTTTGATGTGCATGAGAATTTTCCGCTCATTTTCTATTTGATTTAGGACTTTACTAGAATAATAATATTTGAGATACTATGAAAATAACCGTATGTTGTGAGttataaattcttaaaaaataagtttcataattatttataattatttatgatttgaatttttttccgtTCAGAATAGACATTTGTTCTCACAGTAGATTAAATACTATCATATAATCATTTATGTATGGATAATTTAAATTCGGACGAAATCTAGAGAAATCGATGGGGCATAGCTGACAACTCCAAGAGGGACAGGGGACAGGAAGcattctctcctctctctttttcagaTAGGAATCGGGCAAATGGACTATTATAATACCTCAACCCCTGTCTCGAAAAGTTTTAAGCAAAATCAATCCTCAAATGATCACCACCcgaatatctctttctttttttcttgtggaTTTCGCATGGACCTTCCACTCAACTTACTCCCACGCATGCACACTAATCGCTACGTCCGGTTTACAAATAAACTAAAACACATCGATGTACTGACCTCCTATTTATTCAATGTCCCTCTCCTGTTTTCCCTTTCCATTCTCCCACACGGGTACCGACTGGATCGATATACATTGGATCCAACCTACCTTACAAAATGCGCACGGGAGCGTTGGAACTCAAACGCATGTAAGAACTGAGATCCACTTGGGCACCGTGCCCAACAATTGCTCACTTAAAAAAAGCTTTGGCTCAGGCTTCTTGCTTTTGCTGACTCTTTGTACGCCAGTTGGGGGGGACCCCTCTTGAGTGAACTAGGGTCTTGTGAAGTTCTTTGGTAGAATTCCTCCATGCGCAGACTCCTGACATGTACTTTCTGGAAAGGCACATAAAGCCAGTCAAGAGCACAGCACGCATGGCGATGACTATAGAGACAAAGCAGGATGACATATCGACCAGTAAGTTTCAACTTGGTGATTGGTCCATTCTCCTAAGTCTCTAGTCTCCCcaatcaaaaaggaaagaacaaacaaGAAGCAGCTCTCTAGTCTCATTAATGGGTGCGCCGGGTGGGTTCTAGTAGAGaatgcatttaatttttttttttttaaaaggcaacATACTTGCTTTTGTAAATACTCAAAGCCGGAAAAGATACGGGGATGCAAATTTGGCGTAAATGTGAGGCGGCTGCCCAACCCGGTAAGCGTAATTCAAGCTTCTCACAGTCATAATCAGATTGgattcacaatttttggcaaaCTCCGACTAAGATATCGCTCacctaattaactaattttctGTCGGGTTCACTGTGATCGTGGTCCTTCTTGATAAACTGATTGATCAAACGCTTGCGATTGTACTAAAGTTAAAGCCCACCCAGACCCCAAGTTCAGCAGTGAGAGTTGCAAAGGCCAGTGCGTTCAGAAAAGCAATGCAGAAGAGCAAGGAAGTGCAGCCGCCATCAGATCGCCTGGAGTTTCCGCCATTTGACAAGAAAGACTACAAATTCTTTAGGCAGAAAACAATCATCCTTGGAAGCAAATTAGAGACAAAATGAAAGATGTTTGACTAGAATGGATGAACATTGCTAACTGAACCGGTCGATTTGAAAGTCTATACATTCTCAGCATGGCAAAGGGCGTTTTTAAGAGCATTGCATAGTCCTATCAGAACATGCCCAGATCTATTAGTCAGAGCTAAGAAGAAGAATAAGCACAGTATATTAGAATTACCAAACAAATACTTGAGTGTTCTAATTCAATTCTTGACAGTCAGCCAAATATTATCCACCTACCAGTGTTACAACTAGAAAAGGCCAAATATGAAGCCGTGACAACAGAGAACGATATGAAATGTCTGTACAGTAAACAAAAATTTGACTAAAATGCTACATCTCATCCTTAATGCATAAGCTCAACCGGTTGTGTTCAGATTCAAGAATTTGGCAACAGAGGGGCAGTGGCACGAATGATGTTTATGTACAAAGAGCACGACATTAAAATAGTGGAAAAGTAAATAATACATGTTTAAATAGCCACTTGTGATCTATAGAATATATAAGGTGTGGCTCAGAGAAGCTTCAGTACAAATACGAAAGACAAACTACAGAACCATACCATCTAAGATCCAGGGCTGAATTACCTAGCTAGTCAACTAAGTAATACCATACAAATCCCGCTTGTCAGGCCACAAAACTTACTCATTTCAGTTTTTCTGAATATTCCCACTTCTCCATCTCATGTTGCTTAGCCAaccaaaatcaattaaaggtTGCCTAGACTTTAGCTTCACAAGATGTGCTCTGTACGGAATTAAAAAGTTCTTGAGACCTGCCAATCCCAGAGTAGACCAGTTAATATACATCAAGCCATGAAGTGACAAAAGCTCAgtatctccaaaaaaaaaaaaaaaaaacaaaacaaaacaccaGTGGCGTTGAGATTTCCATTAAAATTTCACTTCTCATTGTGTTTAAAGGAACCTAATTGCCATTGGATATATACAATCTCTGCAAAAGCTTGACTCGACTACAAAGATCACCAAAGCAAGATGCATACCTGTGGTGCACATTGTCTTATATAAATGCGCAACATGGGCATTTCCTTCTGTTCTGTAGTGTGGCTTTTCCAAGCACTCGAGAAATGCTAAATCGGCCTCCAAAAGCTTCGCCTGATCATGGGTGTCATAACCCATGTCATGGCAGTAGCAGCAATAATCCAACCAATCAATCGGCCTCTGGTCCCATAGGGGAGACCCACTATCCTTTCCACTCGACCAATTTGGGCCACAATAATGCCCATATCTTGGGAATAGTTGAGAGAGCAATGCTCTCGGCCCTGTATGCCATGGAACTTTAGAAACATACGGCCGGAAGCGGACAGCCATGACCTTACTGCTGTTTTGAGCTATCCCACCAGATTGAGCACGCCTTTTCAACTGCCTATTCACAGTGGGAGGCATTCCTGTTCTATCCCTGGAACTGAGAGCCCATGGAACAACGGAAAGGATGGACCATCCCCACAGCTTGAGATTGAAACCATCCTTTCGTTTAGGTTGCTCCATCAAGACTGTGGAAGATCCAAAGGATGACCCCAAATCGTTATCTGGATGGGCCCTGCCGAACCACGGCGTACGGTTGAGGAACTCGAAGTTCATTGCCGACGAGCCAAAAATATCACGGAATTTCACATCAAAACCACGGAATCACAGCATCGACCATCTACAGACCTGCCTGGAATCGTACGGGAAAGTTAGCAAAAGCATAAAATGGAACACAGGTCAAGCCCCCATCACATGAAAATTCCATTGCGTTATCCGGGGACAACGACAAGAAGATTCATCTCATGAACATCCAACAAAATGAGGAAACCACAACACATCGCCCTGCTTGCCACAATTCCTTAACTACGAACCTAAAATCTCGAAGAATCGCGATTCACCGGCAAGCAACCGCCACTTCATGATAAAACCACCGCAGAGAAGAGGCCAAAAAACAGCCAAAGACGAGAACTTCGCCTCCGACGACGcgaaggagagaggaaagagagaaagaaataagaagCTCGAAGCTTCTTCGGGTCCTATCCGAAACTGTCCAAGTGGGGAAGAACCTCGACTTCCGGAGCTTCGAACAGCAGGCCCAAACCGagcgaaaaaagaaagaggaacgaacgaaagagagagaggaaggatgGAGGGAAGCAGAGCGATGGAGGGACTTACCGGTTCGCGAGGAGCGGAGGGAGAAGGACGAGAGCTGGAGACGCGATGACTACTTGGCCCGAAGAATCGTCGCTCCGATGGCCGAGCATCGCGAGCGCAGCGCAGGAACGTtcgtgagagagagggagcggTGGGCTGTTGCGTGGACTAGGAAGATGACGATGATTGGTGCGTGCCGACTCTGAACTCCAGTGAGAGGGATTCCGCTGTGGATTGGACCACAACATGTCCATTGTCCATCCCAAACACACGCCAATTTCTTTATCTCTATCATATCATTTGCAcccctttttctttaataaagaaaagctGCCTACGTCATTATGGTTCgacttcctttctttttttgttcgaaatatGAATAAGGTTAGCTACAGTAGTAAGATTGGTTCACAAACCTAGcacccactctctctctctttttatttctctttttctgtcCATACCCTAATATGGTTCTAGATGTGTTCCTCCTATAtggtttggcttagattaaaagataaaaaagatccATTTACTTTAGTTCGATGTACAATgtcattcttaaatttttaatatattcaatGAAGCTCTCAAACTTTTTATACATATCTAATATGATTCTcgaattatatgaaattttttttatcttgaccTTGAATTTGAATGGATAGAAGCATAACTTTAGACATTTTCACATGATCTAAggactagattgaacatttaccaAATATTCAAGAATTGCATTATATGACGGATTAAAATTCATGGACTATATTAAAcgaattgaaaatttaggaaaaatattgaaaattaagCCAAAATCCATAGAccatttatgtaattatctcGTGACATTACCATCACGCTAATAACAACTTTTCTTAATTGTGAGATTAAATTTTGTCAGTTGATTATTAGAACCATTACACTGTACTCAAGTTTAAAACTATGGACTGGACATGGCCCGTACAACGTCACTTGTTGCCCATTTCTTTTCTCGGCAAGAACCGGTAATTCGCTAGACAAAAGATTTTACCCTCCGCCGAACCCGCTGACGATTACTCTATCAATATGCTGGAGATCAAGAGTGCTCACTACATTCTAGAAAGGTGAGCTACACGCGTGTATCATCGTGACCAAATTCCACCATGTCGCCGGAAAGGTACTTCACATACGCAAGACATCAATCCAACGACGAGTCGTATTCACCAAACGGATGGAAAATTTGGACACTGATACATTATGTCAGGTATGTCTACAAAAACACAAGCTTCACTCTACGGCAAAGGTCTGTTCGACAGTAGCTCCAACCCTGGTTAATATAGGAAAGATTACAAATAAACAAGAATCAAACAATAcaaaatggaacaaaaaatgaacGCTACCCGGAACCCCAAATCTCATTTCCACTAGGGTGAACATCCTTTTGAACATCAAACA
The nucleotide sequence above comes from Eucalyptus grandis isolate ANBG69807.140 chromosome 2, ASM1654582v1, whole genome shotgun sequence. Encoded proteins:
- the LOC104435705 gene encoding AT-hook motif nuclear-localized protein 28, translated to MVCENRSRKKRKALDEIRKSVKLLQSGVQDDTSGHRLTPLALPPPAPATAAAAAAATPEKTTVASEFGSPTPSKKKPRGRPPGSKNKPKPPVVITAAPDSSGSSSSSAMRPVILEISAGSDVVDALTSFALRRRMGLAVLNAFGSVSDVTLRHPLPHAPPLSLRGPFNLLSLSGSVLAGGCINGKNDNNESKNDRPAKQLCRQEGSSHFGITLAGSQGQLFGGVVGGKVVAATSVVVAAATFVSPSFHRFPSEGDEEGGDHQETKPCIGGGGGGGGGGSEPPSCLSSAALAGGLYCGGGGLGGQAMSPEVMPWGGAANSASRPPY
- the LOC104433877 gene encoding uncharacterized protein LOC104433877 codes for the protein MNFEFLNRTPWFGRAHPDNDLGSSFGSSTVLMEQPKRKDGFNLKLWGWSILSVVPWALSSRDRTGMPPTVNRQLKRRAQSGGIAQNSSKVMAVRFRPYVSKVPWHTGPRALLSQLFPRYGHYCGPNWSSGKDSGSPLWDQRPIDWLDYCCYCHDMGYDTHDQAKLLEADLAFLECLEKPHYRTEGNAHVAHLYKTMCTTGLKNFLIPYRAHLVKLKSRQPLIDFGWLSNMRWRSGNIQKN